From a single Marinobacter sp. THAF197a genomic region:
- the fliJ gene encoding flagellar export protein FliJ produces the protein MLRSRRLEPVLALEERKEQEALERMGEARKQAEAHREQVENLERYQQEYRDQIRANQQGVVPVARLQAWQAFIAQLDQVIAQQNRQLQQAEQVFEVRRKEWQQAWERRRGMEKYIESCRQQEQRDQDMKDQKLADEAAGRAFARRNR, from the coding sequence ATGTTACGCTCGAGGCGGCTGGAACCGGTACTCGCGCTGGAGGAACGTAAGGAGCAAGAAGCTCTGGAGCGCATGGGTGAGGCCCGCAAGCAGGCTGAAGCGCATCGGGAACAGGTGGAAAACCTGGAGCGCTACCAGCAGGAATACCGTGACCAGATCCGTGCCAATCAGCAGGGGGTAGTCCCCGTGGCTCGGCTGCAGGCCTGGCAAGCCTTTATTGCCCAGCTCGATCAGGTAATTGCCCAGCAGAACCGCCAGTTGCAGCAGGCCGAGCAGGTGTTCGAGGTTCGCCGTAAAGAGTGGCAGCAGGCCTGGGAGAGACGTCGGGGTATGGAAAAGTACATTGAATCCTGCCGCCAACAGGAACAGCGGGATCAGGACATGAAGGATCAGAAGTTGGCGGATGAAGCCGCCGGCCGTGCCTTTGCCCGCCGAAACCGCTAG
- a CDS encoding STAS domain-containing protein, producing MPIETRRSDDGQTLTIRVEGRFDFSTHQAFRDAYEHSDASVNRYVIDLSDTTYLDSSALGMLLLLRDHAGGDSASISIENCNSDVRRILSISNFEQLFSIG from the coding sequence ATGCCAATAGAAACGCGCCGGAGTGACGACGGTCAGACTCTGACAATCCGGGTAGAGGGCCGTTTTGATTTCAGCACTCATCAGGCCTTCCGAGACGCTTATGAGCACAGTGATGCCAGCGTCAACCGTTATGTGATCGATCTCTCCGACACCACTTACCTCGACAGCTCCGCCCTGGGTATGTTGCTCCTGTTGCGGGACCATGCCGGTGGAGACAGTGCCAGTATCTCTATCGAGAACTGCAACAGCGATGTCCGGCGCATCCTCTCTATCTCCAATTTTGAGCAACTCTTCAGCATCGGCTGA
- a CDS encoding SpoIIE family protein phosphatase has protein sequence MSNSSASAEADALKVLIAEDSDSDRLILSALVRRLGHQVVEARDGVEAVGMFCDHQPDIVLLDALMPRMDGMEAARQIKALAGERLVPLIFLSSLSDATELARCLEAGGDDFLVKPYNRVILEAKINAFNRMRKMHQVLSDQRDQIRRQHEQLVEEQMVARRVFDNVAHTGCLNAPHIRYHASPLSVFNGDVLFAAERPGGGTLIFLGDFTGHGLPAAIGAMPVAEIFYGMATKGFGAADILSEINRKLKKILPVGMFCCGAMLDADFKLGQLRAWNGGLPDGWLVRANGKHLTIPSRHLPLGVQAPDQFQASMTVLPVQPGDQVVIMTDGFSESRNVRGEQFGEAGVHRVLADLEPPKEPFDALMEHIRMFTGKPDAADDLTLCVLEIIHHEQLQARTDRAPESALSGPVDWHCVYEVRERTLADFNPLPLLLHICMEVPGLRRKSGEVYTLLSELYNNALEHGVLELPSDWKTSPDGFGHYYKERRRRLAHTNGHYIRFALSHQPTDTGGRLHVVCEDSGQGFDFESYSEKVLEQRLPPGTRYAGRGLELLRRMTRQLRVHGRGNHVEIVYDWESTALADNAPSGHNDTQRIADD, from the coding sequence TTGAGCAACTCTTCAGCATCGGCTGAGGCCGACGCCCTGAAGGTACTGATCGCTGAAGACAGCGACAGTGACCGGCTGATCCTCTCTGCCCTGGTTCGGCGACTTGGCCATCAGGTTGTTGAGGCCAGGGACGGCGTAGAGGCGGTTGGCATGTTCTGTGACCATCAGCCGGATATCGTCCTGCTGGATGCGCTGATGCCCAGAATGGATGGCATGGAGGCGGCCCGGCAGATCAAGGCCCTGGCCGGTGAACGTCTGGTCCCCCTGATTTTCCTGAGTTCCCTGTCCGATGCCACTGAGCTGGCCCGTTGCCTGGAGGCTGGGGGCGACGATTTTCTGGTGAAACCCTATAACCGGGTGATCCTGGAAGCCAAGATCAATGCCTTCAATCGCATGCGCAAGATGCACCAGGTGTTATCAGACCAGCGGGACCAGATCCGCCGGCAGCACGAACAACTGGTCGAGGAACAGATGGTCGCCCGGCGGGTATTCGACAACGTTGCCCATACCGGATGCCTGAATGCACCCCATATCCGCTACCACGCTTCCCCGCTGTCTGTCTTCAATGGCGACGTACTGTTTGCTGCGGAACGTCCCGGGGGCGGTACGTTGATCTTTCTGGGAGATTTCACTGGCCATGGCTTGCCTGCGGCCATCGGCGCCATGCCCGTTGCCGAGATTTTCTACGGCATGGCAACCAAGGGGTTTGGCGCGGCGGACATTCTCTCTGAGATCAATCGAAAGCTGAAGAAGATCCTGCCGGTGGGGATGTTCTGTTGTGGGGCCATGCTCGATGCTGATTTCAAGCTGGGCCAGCTGCGCGCCTGGAATGGCGGATTGCCGGATGGCTGGTTGGTGCGTGCCAATGGCAAACACCTGACCATCCCCTCCCGGCATTTGCCGTTGGGGGTCCAGGCCCCCGATCAGTTCCAGGCCTCCATGACGGTGCTGCCTGTGCAACCTGGTGATCAGGTTGTCATCATGACCGATGGCTTCTCGGAGTCACGGAATGTCCGGGGTGAGCAATTCGGGGAAGCAGGCGTGCACCGGGTTCTGGCGGATCTTGAGCCACCAAAGGAGCCCTTTGATGCGCTGATGGAGCACATTCGCATGTTCACCGGAAAACCGGATGCCGCGGATGATCTGACGCTGTGTGTGCTGGAAATCATTCATCACGAACAGCTCCAGGCACGGACTGACCGGGCGCCGGAATCGGCGCTGTCAGGGCCGGTCGACTGGCACTGTGTCTATGAGGTACGAGAGCGAACGCTAGCAGATTTCAACCCGCTACCCCTACTGCTCCACATTTGTATGGAGGTCCCTGGTCTTCGTCGCAAGAGCGGTGAGGTTTACACCCTGTTGTCCGAGCTCTACAACAACGCCCTGGAACACGGCGTGCTCGAACTGCCGTCGGATTGGAAAACATCCCCCGACGGATTTGGTCACTATTACAAGGAAAGAAGACGTCGACTGGCCCATACCAACGGCCACTATATCCGGTTTGCCCTGAGCCACCAGCCCACGGATACCGGCGGTCGGTTGCATGTGGTTTGTGAGGATAGCGGGCAGGGCTTTGATTTTGAGAGTTATTCTGAGAAGGTGTTGGAACAGAGGTTGCCTCCCGGTACACGTTACGCGGGCCGCGGCCTTGAATTATTGCGCCGGATGACCCGGCAGCTGAGGGTGCATGGGCGCGGCAATCATGTAGAAATCGTTTATGATTGGGAGTCAACCGCACTCGCCGACAATGCGCCTTCCGGCCACAACGATACGCAGAGGATTGCAGATGACTGA
- a CDS encoding Hpt domain-containing protein produces the protein MTDKPHLDEEALAELQDVMEDEFEVLIQTYLADSRTRLDSLRQTLEAGDADAFAKTAHSFKGSCINIGAPCLGALCMEAEQAGKAGNLDAAEPIVKAIEVEFSEVTTRLNSFGEST, from the coding sequence ATGACTGACAAACCACATCTTGACGAAGAGGCGTTGGCTGAATTGCAGGATGTCATGGAAGATGAGTTTGAAGTATTGATTCAGACCTATCTGGCAGACTCGCGAACGCGCCTGGACAGCCTCAGACAGACCCTGGAAGCAGGCGACGCCGATGCCTTTGCCAAAACCGCCCATAGTTTCAAGGGCAGCTGTATCAATATCGGTGCGCCGTGTCTCGGGGCATTGTGTATGGAGGCTGAGCAGGCGGGTAAGGCTGGCAACCTGGATGCGGCAGAGCCCATTGTCAAAGCCATAGAAGTGGAATTCTCTGAGGTGACCACACGGCTGAATTCCTTTGGTGAATCAACCTGA